One segment of Leptotrichia sp. oral taxon 215 str. W9775 DNA contains the following:
- the sufU gene encoding Fe-S cluster assembly sulfur transfer protein SufU, giving the protein MNLEKIYQQTILEYSNRRELKKEIEEPTYIERGHNPNCGDDLTLEVKLNGDVIEDAAFLGSGCAISSASTAMLIDLIKGKTMAEAEEKVNLFFKMMKQEEKLTSEESKKLGDAVLMEYVANMPARVKCATLSWHSLRVITEKYEK; this is encoded by the coding sequence ATGAATTTAGAAAAAATATATCAGCAGACAATACTGGAATACAGTAACAGAAGAGAACTTAAAAAGGAAATTGAAGAACCTACATATATTGAAAGAGGCCACAATCCAAACTGTGGGGATGACCTTACACTTGAAGTTAAGTTAAATGGTGACGTTATTGAAGATGCGGCTTTCCTTGGAAGCGGATGTGCCATTTCAAGTGCCTCTACAGCAATGCTTATTGACCTTATAAAAGGAAAAACAATGGCTGAAGCTGAAGAAAAGGTAAATCTGTTCTTTAAAATGATGAAGCAGGAAGAAAAACTTACTTCTGAAGAAAGTAAAAAACTTGGAGATGCAGTTCTTATGGAATATGTTGCAAATATGCCTGCAAGGGTAAAATGTGCCACTCTTAGCTGGCATTCACTAAGAGTTATTACAGAAAAATATGAAAAATAA
- a CDS encoding SufS family cysteine desulfurase, whose amino-acid sequence MDYKKDFPIFQNITNHYLDTAATSQKPKIVLDKIMEYYEKYNGNPGRGSHALSIEAAGLLSDAREKVKNFINAEKFEEVIFTKNTTESINLIAYSYGLEFINEGDEIILGISNHHANIVPWQFIAKKKKAVIKFVYLDENGQFDINDFKNKLSDKTKIVAVSAVVNVTGVIQPVEEIVKLAHEYGALTVVDAAQSILHYKHDVQKMDADFLVFSGHKLFSPMGIGILYGKKELLDKMPPFLYGGDMIEFVTEEDSTFAPLPNKFEGGTQNVEGAVTLKAAIEYIEEIGYDKITEIEDSLASKALEEMKKLGFIETYCTENVARTGVIAFNVKGVHSHDVAFILDSYHVAVRSGHHCAQPLMKYLGVPSCCRASFSIYNDEKDIEKLIEGLLKIKEVFKI is encoded by the coding sequence ATGGACTATAAAAAAGATTTTCCTATATTTCAAAATATTACAAATCATTATTTAGATACAGCGGCTACTTCGCAAAAACCAAAAATAGTGCTTGATAAAATTATGGAATACTATGAAAAATATAACGGAAACCCTGGTAGAGGTTCCCATGCCTTGTCAATAGAAGCTGCAGGCCTGCTTTCAGATGCAAGGGAAAAGGTAAAAAACTTTATTAATGCGGAAAAATTTGAAGAAGTTATTTTTACTAAAAATACTACCGAATCAATCAACCTCATTGCATATTCCTATGGTCTGGAATTTATAAATGAAGGGGATGAAATTATACTTGGAATATCAAACCACCATGCAAATATTGTTCCATGGCAGTTTATTGCTAAAAAGAAAAAAGCTGTAATAAAGTTTGTCTACCTTGATGAAAATGGTCAGTTTGATATTAACGACTTTAAAAACAAGCTGTCAGACAAAACAAAAATAGTAGCTGTTTCAGCTGTGGTAAATGTTACCGGAGTAATTCAGCCTGTTGAAGAAATTGTAAAACTTGCTCATGAATACGGAGCATTGACTGTAGTTGATGCAGCCCAGTCTATACTTCATTATAAACATGATGTACAAAAAATGGATGCTGATTTCCTCGTATTTTCAGGACATAAACTTTTTTCTCCAATGGGAATAGGAATATTGTACGGAAAAAAGGAACTGCTTGATAAAATGCCACCATTCCTGTACGGTGGAGACATGATAGAGTTTGTAACTGAGGAAGATTCTACATTTGCTCCTCTGCCAAATAAATTTGAGGGGGGAACACAAAATGTGGAAGGTGCTGTTACATTAAAGGCGGCCATTGAATATATTGAAGAGATAGGTTATGATAAAATTACTGAAATTGAAGATAGTTTAGCGTCAAAAGCATTGGAAGAAATGAAAAAATTAGGATTTATAGAAACATACTGCACAGAAAATGTTGCCAGAACAGGAGTTATTGCCTTCAATGTAAAGGGGGTACATTCCCACGATGTGGCATTTATTCTGGATTCCTATCATGTGGCAGTAAGATCTGGCCATCATTGTGCCCAGCCTCTTATGAAATATCTGGGAGTTCCGTCATGCTGCCGTGCAAGTTTCAGCATTTACAACGATGAAAAAGATATAGAAAAACTAATTGAAGGACTTTTAAAAATAAAGGAAGTGTTTAAAATATGA